In Patagioenas fasciata isolate bPatFas1 chromosome 20, bPatFas1.hap1, whole genome shotgun sequence, a genomic segment contains:
- the TOR4A gene encoding torsin-4A: MDGELPCTGVDGEVSSATEDRGGEMPGAESEAEGDAPCAESEAEGNVPCAESEAEGDVPGAESEAEGDAPGAESEAEGDAPCAESEAEGDAPCAESEAEGDAPCAESEAEGDAPGAESEAEGNVPCVESEAEGDAPCAESEAEGDVPGAESEAEGDAPCADSDAEGEMPHAETNTKEEAPCAESSVEGELPSTDSDGEGEMPCAEGDAKGEASCYESDGEEVPDTEIPAAPKKMSSVSSPLRAIIRLRRRYWGQKKSRLHLELPREKSPEFGHTRLLQRQLSLNRTGLYGSSMSFFNRTSFETSQYFTFDTSVEQHAMKKCRRKKNRRKSRIVLYPDKTKRYLPTEEKSKAKRFLLLLIVIVFFQILNAIENLDDNLQKYDLDGLEKTMHREVFGQKLAVESMMELLKDYLATHIHNKPLVISLNGPTGVGKSHVGWLLAKHFRSVMDNDFVLQYFVMHHCPDGVAPLTCEIDLSEKISDMVTRAEVEEKIPLFILDEVELMSPVLLDTLSRFFEPNQTNEFLNAIYILISNIGGGEITKFVIQNASAELLHQQSGVEELLSIVQPVLIDVHPLWKSADIVPFVLLEKSHVINCFLEEMRREGLYPDQKHIENLASQLSYYTTGDKQYSRMGCKQVVAKVNLL, from the coding sequence ATGGACGGAGAGCTGCCCTGCACTGGTGTGGATGGAGAAGTGTCCTCTGCCACGGAGGATCGGGGAGGAGAGATGCCCGGTGCGGAGAGCGAGGCTGAAGGGGACGCGCCCTGTGCGGAGAGCGAGGCTGAAGGGAACGTGCCCTGTGCGGAGAGCGAGGCTGAAGGGGACGTGCCCGGTGCGGAGAGCGAGGCTGAAGGGGACGCGCCCGGTGCGGAGAGCGAGGCTGAAGGGGACGCGCCCTGTGCGGAGAGCGAGGCTGAAGGGGACGCGCCCTGTGCAGAGAGCGAGGCTGAAGGGGACGCGCCCTGTGCGGAGAGCGAGGCTGAAGGGGACGCGCCCGGTGCGGAGAGCGAGGCTGAAGGGAACGTGCCCTGTGTGGAGAGTGAGGCTGAAGGGGACGCGCCCTGTGCGGAGAGCGAGGCTGAAGGGGACGTGCCCGGTGCGGAGAGCGAGGCTGAAGGGGACGCGCCCTGTGCCGACAGCGATGCAGAAGGAGAGATGCCACATGCTGAGACCAACACGAAGGAAGAGGCACCTTGTGCTGAGAGCAGTGTGGAAGGAGAGCTGCCCAGCACGGACAGCGATGGGGAAGGGGAGATGCCCTGTGCCGAGGGCGATGCGAAAGGAGAGGCATCTTGCTATGAGAGTGATGGAGAAGAAGTGCCAGATACTGAAATCCCTGCTGCTCCGAAGAAAatgtcttctgtttcttctcccttGCGGGCAATCATCCGCCTGCGACGACGATACTGGGGGCAAAAGAAGAGCCGTCTGCATTTAGAGCTCCCTCGAGAAAAATCTCCAGAATTTGGCCATACGAGGCTGCTTCAGAGGCAGCTTTCCCTGAACCGAACTGGCCTGTATGGCTCTTCCATGTCCTTCTTCAATCGGACCAGCTTCGAAACGTCCCAGTACTTCACCTTTGACACGTCTGTGGAGCAGCACGCTATGAAAAAATGCAGGCGGAAAAAAAATCGAAGGAAATCTAGAATAGTCCTGTATCCAGATAAAACAAAAAGATACCTCCCGACAGAGGAGAAGAGCAAGGCCAAACGCTTCCTTCTCTTGCTCATCGTCATTGTCTTCTTCCAGATTCTCAATGCGATAGAGAACCTGGATGACAACCTCCAAAAATACGACCTAGATGGTTTGGAGAAAACAATGCACCGGGAAGTATTTGGGCAGAAGCTTGCTGTGGAAAGTATGATGGAATTACTGAAAGACTATCTGGCTACCCACATACACAACAAGCCTCTAGTAATCTCTTTAAATGGCCCGACAGGAGTTGGGAAGAGTCATGTTGGCTGGCTGCTGGCCAAACATTTTCGTTCCGTCATGGACAATGATTTTGTGCTTCAGTACTTTGTTATGCACCACTGCCCCGACGGGGTTGCTCCTCTTACTTGTGAAATAGATTTATCTGAGAAGATTTCTGACATGGTTACACGAGCTGAAGTAGAAGAGAAAATACCATTGTTTATTCTGGATGAGGTTGAACTCATGTCTCCAGTCCTGCTGGATACCCTCAGCCGCTTCTTTGAACCCAACCAAACCAATGAGTTCCTCAATGCCATCTACATTTTAATAAGCAACATAGGAGGCGGTGAAATAACCAAGTTTGTTATCCAGAATGCATCCGCTGAGCTTCTGCATCAGCAAAGTGGAGTCGAAGAACTGCTGAGCATCGTCCAGCCCGTCCTGATCGATGTCCACCCTCTCTGGAAATCTGCAGACATCGTCCCATTTGTTCTTCTGGAGAAGAGCCATGTCATAAACTGCTTCCTGGAGGAGATGCGGAGGGAAGGGCTGTATCCCGACCAGAAGCATATTGAAAATTTAGCGAGTCAGCTCAGTTACTACACTACAGGGGACAAGCAGTACTCCAGGATGGGCTGCAAGCAGGTGGTGGCCAAAGTCAACCTGCTGTAG